Proteins encoded within one genomic window of Brassica rapa cultivar Chiifu-401-42 chromosome A09, CAAS_Brap_v3.01, whole genome shotgun sequence:
- the LOC103842601 gene encoding squalene epoxidase 5-like isoform X1 yields the protein MDLPHVWLWTMLLAFVLTWMIFHFNNQRKKKSMLKLAEAATEEIREGVADIIIVGAGVGGSALAYALAKDGRRVHVIERDMREPERIMGEVMQPGGRFMLAKLGLQDCLEGIDAQKLTGLAVYKDGKEGVLPFPVENNTFPYEPSARSFHNGRLVQRLRQRASSLPNVHMEEGTVKSLIEEKGVIKGVIYKNTTACQETTAFAPLTVVCDGCYSNLRRSLVDSSEEVHTYMVGYIARNSQLYDPKSLHLILSRPMVCIMYQISSDEVRCIAEIPADSVPSMANGEMSTFLKESMAPQIPIQLREIFIKGINDGASMKVVPTKSMSATLSEKKGVIVLGDAFNMRHPLIASGMMVVLSDVLILRHLLKPLENLANVTQVSQVIKNFNDIRKPMSATVNTLGDAFSQVLVASKDEAKEAMRQGCYDYLCSGGFRTSGLMALLGGMNPRPLSLILHIFGITFTSIGHLLSPFPTPLRIWHSLRLFVSTIKMLGHHMKVEGARQMLYPESTPMYHRRYMAATALQLNDDVSY from the exons ATGGATTTGCCGCACGTTTGGTTATGGACGATGCTACTCGCCTTTGTGCTAACGTGGATGATTTTTCACTTCAACAACCAAAGGAAAAAGAAGTCGATGTTGAAGTTGGCCGAGGCGGCCACAGAGGAGATAAGAGAAGGTGTTGCTGACATCATCATCGTCGGAGCTGGTGTTGGTGGTTCAGCTCTAGCCTATGCTCTTGCTAAA GATGGGCGTCGAGTGCATGTGATTGAGAGGGACATGAGGGAACCAGAGAGAATTATGGGTGAGGTTATGCAGCCAGGAGGACGCTTCATGCTTGCTAAGCTTGGCCTTCAAG ATTGTCTGGAGGGTATAGATGCGCAAAAACTCACGGGCTTGGCCGTTTACAAGGACGGGAAAGAAGGGGTTTTACCTTTTCCTGTGGAAAACAACACCTTTCCTTATGAACCATCTGCTCGATCTTTCCACAATGGCCGATTGGTCCAACGACTGCGCCAAAGGGCTTCTTCTCTTCCTAA TGTGCACATGGAGGAAGGAACTGTGAAGTCTTTAATAGAAGAAAAGGGAGTGATCAAAGGTGTGATATACAAGAACACTACTGCATGCCAAGAAACAAcggcttttgcacctctcaccGTAGTCTGTGACGGATGCTATTCAAACCTTCGTAGGTCTCTCGTTGATAGTAGT gaggaAGTGCACACGTACATGGTGGGTTACATCGCGAGGAATAGTCAACTGTATGATCCAAAAAGTCTACATCTAATTCTTTCTAGACCTATGGTCTGCATAATGTATCAAATAAGCAGCGATGAGGTTCGCTGTATTGCCGAAATTCCCGCCGATAGTGTTCCTTCTATGGCAAACGGTGAAATGTCTACATTCCTCAAGGAAAGTATGGCTCCTCAG ATACCTATACAGCTCCGCGAAATATTCATAAAAGGGATCAATGATGGAGCAAGCATGAAAGTGGTGCCAACCAAGAGCATGTCTGCTACGTTGAGTGAGAAGAAAGGAGTGATTGTGTTAGGAGATGCATTCAACATGCGACATCCATTAATCGCTTCTGGTATGATGGTTGTATTGTCCGACGTTCTTATTTTACGCCATCTTCTCAAGCCACTGGAGAACCTTGCCAATGTTACCCAAGTCTCTCAAGTCATCAAAAACTTTAATGATATCCGAAAG CCAATGTCAGCGACAGTTAACACATTAGGGGATGCATTTTCCCAAGTGCTGGTTGCATCAAAGGACGAAGCAAAAGAGGCGATGCGACAAGGCTGCTACGATTACCTCTGTAGTGGGGGCTTCCGCACGTCGGGATTGATGGCACTTCTCGGTGGTATGAACCCTCGGCCACTTTCTCTCATCCTCCATATCTTCGGCATCACTTTTACCTCCATTGGGCATTTGCTCTCTCCCTTTCCAACTCCTCTACGCATTTGGCACAGCCTCAGGCTTTTTGTG TCAACAATCAAGATGTTGGGTCACCATATGAAGGTTGAAGGAGCGAGGCAAATGCTATATCCAGAAAGCACACCCATGTATCACAGACGCTATATGGCTGCAACCGCTCTCCAACTAAACGATGATGTTTCGTATTAA
- the LOC103842601 gene encoding squalene epoxidase 5-like isoform X2, giving the protein MDLPHVWLWTMLLAFVLTWMIFHFNNQRKKKSMLKLAEAATEEIREGVADIIIVGAGVGGSALAYALAKDGRRVHVIERDMREPERIMGEVMQPGGRFMLAKLGLQDCLEGIDAQKLTGLAVYKDGKEGVLPFPVENNTFPYEPSARSFHNGRLVQRLRQRASSLPNVHMEEGTVKSLIEEKGVIKGVIYKNTTACQETTAFAPLTVVCDGCYSNLRRSLVDSSIPIQLREIFIKGINDGASMKVVPTKSMSATLSEKKGVIVLGDAFNMRHPLIASGMMVVLSDVLILRHLLKPLENLANVTQVSQVIKNFNDIRKPMSATVNTLGDAFSQVLVASKDEAKEAMRQGCYDYLCSGGFRTSGLMALLGGMNPRPLSLILHIFGITFTSIGHLLSPFPTPLRIWHSLRLFVSTIKMLGHHMKVEGARQMLYPESTPMYHRRYMAATALQLNDDVSY; this is encoded by the exons ATGGATTTGCCGCACGTTTGGTTATGGACGATGCTACTCGCCTTTGTGCTAACGTGGATGATTTTTCACTTCAACAACCAAAGGAAAAAGAAGTCGATGTTGAAGTTGGCCGAGGCGGCCACAGAGGAGATAAGAGAAGGTGTTGCTGACATCATCATCGTCGGAGCTGGTGTTGGTGGTTCAGCTCTAGCCTATGCTCTTGCTAAA GATGGGCGTCGAGTGCATGTGATTGAGAGGGACATGAGGGAACCAGAGAGAATTATGGGTGAGGTTATGCAGCCAGGAGGACGCTTCATGCTTGCTAAGCTTGGCCTTCAAG ATTGTCTGGAGGGTATAGATGCGCAAAAACTCACGGGCTTGGCCGTTTACAAGGACGGGAAAGAAGGGGTTTTACCTTTTCCTGTGGAAAACAACACCTTTCCTTATGAACCATCTGCTCGATCTTTCCACAATGGCCGATTGGTCCAACGACTGCGCCAAAGGGCTTCTTCTCTTCCTAA TGTGCACATGGAGGAAGGAACTGTGAAGTCTTTAATAGAAGAAAAGGGAGTGATCAAAGGTGTGATATACAAGAACACTACTGCATGCCAAGAAACAAcggcttttgcacctctcaccGTAGTCTGTGACGGATGCTATTCAAACCTTCGTAGGTCTCTCGTTGATAGTAGT ATACCTATACAGCTCCGCGAAATATTCATAAAAGGGATCAATGATGGAGCAAGCATGAAAGTGGTGCCAACCAAGAGCATGTCTGCTACGTTGAGTGAGAAGAAAGGAGTGATTGTGTTAGGAGATGCATTCAACATGCGACATCCATTAATCGCTTCTGGTATGATGGTTGTATTGTCCGACGTTCTTATTTTACGCCATCTTCTCAAGCCACTGGAGAACCTTGCCAATGTTACCCAAGTCTCTCAAGTCATCAAAAACTTTAATGATATCCGAAAG CCAATGTCAGCGACAGTTAACACATTAGGGGATGCATTTTCCCAAGTGCTGGTTGCATCAAAGGACGAAGCAAAAGAGGCGATGCGACAAGGCTGCTACGATTACCTCTGTAGTGGGGGCTTCCGCACGTCGGGATTGATGGCACTTCTCGGTGGTATGAACCCTCGGCCACTTTCTCTCATCCTCCATATCTTCGGCATCACTTTTACCTCCATTGGGCATTTGCTCTCTCCCTTTCCAACTCCTCTACGCATTTGGCACAGCCTCAGGCTTTTTGTG TCAACAATCAAGATGTTGGGTCACCATATGAAGGTTGAAGGAGCGAGGCAAATGCTATATCCAGAAAGCACACCCATGTATCACAGACGCTATATGGCTGCAACCGCTCTCCAACTAAACGATGATGTTTCGTATTAA
- the LOC103842601 gene encoding squalene epoxidase 5-like isoform X3 has translation MDLPHVWLWTMLLAFVLTWMIFHFNNQRKKKSMLKLAEAATEEIREGVADIIIVGAGVGGSALAYALAKDGRRVHVIERDMREPERIMGEVMQPGGRFMLAKLGLQDCLEGIDAQKLTGLAVYKDGKEGVLPFPVENNTFPYEPSARSFHNGRLVQRLRQRASSLPNDEVRCIAEIPADSVPSMANGEMSTFLKESMAPQIPIQLREIFIKGINDGASMKVVPTKSMSATLSEKKGVIVLGDAFNMRHPLIASGMMVVLSDVLILRHLLKPLENLANVTQVSQVIKNFNDIRKPMSATVNTLGDAFSQVLVASKDEAKEAMRQGCYDYLCSGGFRTSGLMALLGGMNPRPLSLILHIFGITFTSIGHLLSPFPTPLRIWHSLRLFVSTIKMLGHHMKVEGARQMLYPESTPMYHRRYMAATALQLNDDVSY, from the exons ATGGATTTGCCGCACGTTTGGTTATGGACGATGCTACTCGCCTTTGTGCTAACGTGGATGATTTTTCACTTCAACAACCAAAGGAAAAAGAAGTCGATGTTGAAGTTGGCCGAGGCGGCCACAGAGGAGATAAGAGAAGGTGTTGCTGACATCATCATCGTCGGAGCTGGTGTTGGTGGTTCAGCTCTAGCCTATGCTCTTGCTAAA GATGGGCGTCGAGTGCATGTGATTGAGAGGGACATGAGGGAACCAGAGAGAATTATGGGTGAGGTTATGCAGCCAGGAGGACGCTTCATGCTTGCTAAGCTTGGCCTTCAAG ATTGTCTGGAGGGTATAGATGCGCAAAAACTCACGGGCTTGGCCGTTTACAAGGACGGGAAAGAAGGGGTTTTACCTTTTCCTGTGGAAAACAACACCTTTCCTTATGAACCATCTGCTCGATCTTTCCACAATGGCCGATTGGTCCAACGACTGCGCCAAAGGGCTTCTTCTCTTCCTAA CGATGAGGTTCGCTGTATTGCCGAAATTCCCGCCGATAGTGTTCCTTCTATGGCAAACGGTGAAATGTCTACATTCCTCAAGGAAAGTATGGCTCCTCAG ATACCTATACAGCTCCGCGAAATATTCATAAAAGGGATCAATGATGGAGCAAGCATGAAAGTGGTGCCAACCAAGAGCATGTCTGCTACGTTGAGTGAGAAGAAAGGAGTGATTGTGTTAGGAGATGCATTCAACATGCGACATCCATTAATCGCTTCTGGTATGATGGTTGTATTGTCCGACGTTCTTATTTTACGCCATCTTCTCAAGCCACTGGAGAACCTTGCCAATGTTACCCAAGTCTCTCAAGTCATCAAAAACTTTAATGATATCCGAAAG CCAATGTCAGCGACAGTTAACACATTAGGGGATGCATTTTCCCAAGTGCTGGTTGCATCAAAGGACGAAGCAAAAGAGGCGATGCGACAAGGCTGCTACGATTACCTCTGTAGTGGGGGCTTCCGCACGTCGGGATTGATGGCACTTCTCGGTGGTATGAACCCTCGGCCACTTTCTCTCATCCTCCATATCTTCGGCATCACTTTTACCTCCATTGGGCATTTGCTCTCTCCCTTTCCAACTCCTCTACGCATTTGGCACAGCCTCAGGCTTTTTGTG TCAACAATCAAGATGTTGGGTCACCATATGAAGGTTGAAGGAGCGAGGCAAATGCTATATCCAGAAAGCACACCCATGTATCACAGACGCTATATGGCTGCAACCGCTCTCCAACTAAACGATGATGTTTCGTATTAA
- the LOC103842601 gene encoding squalene epoxidase 5-like isoform X4 — protein MDLPHVWLWTMLLAFVLTWMIFHFNNQRKKKSMLKLAEAATEEIREGVADIIIVGAGVGGSALAYALAKDGRRVHVIERDMREPERIMGEVMQPGGRFMLAKLGLQDCLEGIDAQKLTGLAVYKDGKEGVLPFPVENNTFPYEPSARSFHNGRLVQRLRQRASSLPKNCEVFNRRKGSDQRCDIQEHYCMPRNNGFCTSHRSL, from the exons ATGGATTTGCCGCACGTTTGGTTATGGACGATGCTACTCGCCTTTGTGCTAACGTGGATGATTTTTCACTTCAACAACCAAAGGAAAAAGAAGTCGATGTTGAAGTTGGCCGAGGCGGCCACAGAGGAGATAAGAGAAGGTGTTGCTGACATCATCATCGTCGGAGCTGGTGTTGGTGGTTCAGCTCTAGCCTATGCTCTTGCTAAA GATGGGCGTCGAGTGCATGTGATTGAGAGGGACATGAGGGAACCAGAGAGAATTATGGGTGAGGTTATGCAGCCAGGAGGACGCTTCATGCTTGCTAAGCTTGGCCTTCAAG ATTGTCTGGAGGGTATAGATGCGCAAAAACTCACGGGCTTGGCCGTTTACAAGGACGGGAAAGAAGGGGTTTTACCTTTTCCTGTGGAAAACAACACCTTTCCTTATGAACCATCTGCTCGATCTTTCCACAATGGCCGATTGGTCCAACGACTGCGCCAAAGGGCTTCTTCTCTTCCTAA GAACTGTGAAGTCTTTAATAGAAGAAAAGGGAGTGATCAAAGGTGTGATATACAAGAACACTACTGCATGCCAAGAAACAAcggcttttgcacctctcaccGTAGTCTGTGA
- the LOC103842603 gene encoding CRIB domain-containing protein RIC6-like, translating into MQLAMSSSMKSLLKGLRYISQVFESGKEEEEIEIGNPTDVKHVAHIGWDGPSATPASAPSWLNEFKTGGGLESGQGGGEDDSSVKCMSECGGRTRDLPKLPKSTRKAASEKGSPTKEISSDKTKRRSSKKGTTSSSRRPKEVSELNDLSSTHEVPKKSRRKKKTKETGGSTRSIRRSDVDNMSDYMSETGSVRSMPQFDSRDDF; encoded by the exons ATGCAACTTGCAATGTCAAGCTCCATGAAAAGCCTCCTGAAAGGCCTCCGATACATTTCTCAAGTATTTG AAagtggaaaagaagaagaagagatagaGATAGGCAATCCAACAGACGTAAAGCATGTAGCCCATATTGGTTGGGATGGACCATCCGCTACTCCTGCCTCCGCACCAAGCTGG TTGAACGAGTTCAAAACTGGAGGCGGGTTGGAATCTGGACAAGGAGGCGGAGAAGATGACTCCTCCGTGAAATGTATGTCGGAATGTGGCGGCCGGACCAGAGATTTACCAAAACTACCAAAATCTACGAGGAAAGCGGCGTCAGAGAAAGGTTCTCCAACAAAGGAAATATCATCGGATAAAACTAAACGCCGGTCTTCTAAAAAAGGAACAACATCATCATCAAGAAGACCAAAGGAAGTGTCCGAACTAAATGATCTTTCTTCGACACATGAAGTTCCAAAGAAGTCGAGGAGGAAAAAgaagacgaaagaaactggaggATCAACTAGATCGATTAGAAGATCTGACGTGGATAACATGTCAGATTATATGTCCGAGACTGGTTCTGTGAGATCTATGCCTCAATTCGACAGCAGAGATGATTTTTGA
- the LOC103842604 gene encoding uncharacterized protein LOC103842604 — protein MEGEEDDYPGPESGIGGINLNGRNVGAVMVAPRDVDIASQSGCRINIYVNSNVQGTCGSALLSSKVKLRDPGVHLHIEDLKMNRDDGSRQEEVRLIKIGLCLVCLFNVFLGFILLLSYWLRNNADST, from the coding sequence atggaaggTGAAGAAGATGATTATCCAGGGCCTGAATCCGGCATTGGCGGAATCAACTTGAACGGGAGAAATGTCGGGGCAGTGATGGTGGCACCTAGGGATGTAGACATAGCAAGTCAGAGTGGTTGCAGGATCAACATATACGTGAACAGCAACGTTCAGGGGACTTGTGGTTCGGCTCTGTTGAGTAGCAAGGTTAAGCTAAGAGATCCTGGTGTTCATCTCCATATCGAAGACCTTAAAATGAACCGAGACGACGGATCTAGACAGGAGGAGGTGAGGTTGATTAAGATTGGGTTATGTTTGGTTTGTCTCTTTAACGTCTTTCTAGGATTCATTCTCTTGCTCTCCTATTGGCTCCGGAACAATGCCGATTCCACATAA
- the LOC103842605 gene encoding NADH dehydrogenase [ubiquinone] 1 alpha subcomplex subunit 9, mitochondrial, with the protein MFGPSPSTCILAAANPSLLHFSLSHFICVCCFSRMQAVSRRLVQRPLGGGASIYSSSSLRSLYGVSDHHLNGADNRRYSSSLATKGVGHLARKGTGGRSSVSGIVATVFGATGFLGRYLVQQLAKMGSQVLVPFRGSEDNPRHLKLMGDLGQVVPMKFDPRDEDSIKAVMAKANVVINLIGREYETRNFSFEEVNHHMAEKLALVAKEHGGIMRFIQVSCLGASLSSPSRMQRAKAAAEEAVLSALPEATVMRPATMIGTEDRILNPWAMFVKKYGFLPLIGGGTNKFQPVYVVDVAAAIVAALKDDGSSMGKTYELGGPDVFTPHDLAEIMFDMIREWPRYVKLPFPIAKAMAGPRDFMVNKVPFPLPSPQIFNLDQINALTIDTLVSDKALTFQDLDLVPHKLKGYPVEFLIQYRKGGPNFGSTVSEKIPTDFYN; encoded by the exons ATGTTTGGGCCGAGCCCATCTACGTGTATCCTCGCGGCAGCAAATCCCTCTCTTCtccatttctctctctctcatttcatCTGTGTTTGTTGCTTCTCGAGGATGCAGGCAGTTTCCAGGAGACTAGTCCAACGGCCCCTCGGCGGAGGAGCTTCGATCTATTCGTCGTCTTCTCTCAGATCGCTCTACGGAGTATCCGATCACCACC TGAATGGAGCTGATAACCGTCGATACTCGTCCTCCCTTGCTACAAAGGGCGTGGGACACCTCGCTCGCAAGGGTACTGGTGGCAGATCTTCCGTCAG TGGCATTGTAGCTACGGTGTTTGGAGCCACTGGGTTTCTTGGTCGTTATCTTGTGCAGCAGCTTG ctaaAATGGGATCACAAGTGCTAGTTCCGTTCCGAGGCTCAGAGGACAATCCTCGACATCTCAAGTTGATGGGAGATTTAGGAcag GTAGTACCGATGaaatttgatccaagagatgaaGACTCGATTAAGGCCGTCATGGCAAAGGCTAATGTCGTTATCAATCTTATtg GAAGAGAGTACGAGACCAGAAATTTCAGTTTCGAAGAGGTGAATCATCACATGGCCGAGAAACTTGCATTG GTGGCGAAGGAACATGGTGGGataatgagatttattcaggtTTCTTGTCTGGGAGCTTCTCTGTCATCTCCTTCAAGAATGCAGAGGGCAAAAGCTGCTGCTGAGGAAGCTGTCTTGAGCGCACTGCCTGAG GCGACAGTCATGAGACCTGCGACCATGATTGGTACAGAGGACAGAATCTTGAACCCCTGGGCAATGTTCGTCAAAAAATATGGTTTCCTCCCGCTCATAGGTGGTGGGACCAACAA ATTCCAGCCCGTATATGTGGTTGATGTTGCTGCTGCAATCGTTGCAGCTCTAAAGGATGATGGCTCCAGCATGGGGAAAACCTATGAATTGGGTGGTCCAGATGTCTTTACCCCTCACGATTTG GCAGAGATCATGTTTGATATGATTCGTGAATGGCCTCGATATGTGAAGCTTCCATTTCCAATTGCTAAG GCAATGGCGGGTCCTCGGGATTTTATGGTGAACAAAGTCCCGTTCCCTCTACCCTCTCCCCAGATCTTCAATCTGGATCAAATCAATGCCCTTACGATCGATACACTTGTATCTGACAAGG CCTTGACGTTTCAGGACTTGGACCTTGTCCCTCATAAATTGAAGGGGTATCCGGTCGAGTTTCTTATCCAATATCGCAAGGGTGGTCCTAACTTCGGTTCCACTGTCAGTGAAAAGATACCAACAGACTTCTACAATTGA
- the LOC103842606 gene encoding tyrosine decarboxylase 1 has translation MENGSRNVLKPMDSEQLREYGHRMVDFIADYYKTIETFPVLSQVQPGYLHNLLPDSAPDQPETVEQVLDDVKTKILPGITHWQSPTFYAYYPSNSSVAGFLGEMLSAGLGIVGFSWVTSPAATELEMIVLDWLAKLLNLPEQFLSKGNGGGVIQGSASEAILVVMIGAREKVLRRVGKNALGKLVVYSSDQTHSALQKACQIAGIHPENCRVLKADSSTNYALRPELLQEAVSKDIEAGLIPFFLCGNVGTTSSTAVDPLAALGKIAKSNEIWFHVDAAYAGSACICPEYRQYIDGVETADSFNMNAHKWFLTNFDCSLLWVKDQYVLTEALSTNPEFLKNKASQANLVVDYKDWQIPLGRRFRSLKLWMVLRLYGAETLKSYIRNHIKLAKDLEQLVSQDPNFEVVTPRIFSLVCFRILPVDNDEKECNNRNRNLLDAVNSSGKLFLSHTALSGKIVLRCAIGAPLTEERHVKETWKVIQEEASRLLGK, from the exons AT GGAAAATGGTAGTAGGAACGTGCTGAAGCCGATGGACTCTGAGCAACTGAGGGAGTATGGACATCGAATGGTTGATTTCATTGCTGATTATTACAAAACCATCGAAACTTTCCCTGTCCTTAGCCAAGTTCAG CCTGGTTATCTTCACAACCTTTTGCCTGATTCAGCACCTGACCAACCTGAAACGGTGGAACAAGTTCTTGATG ATGTTAAGACGAAGATATTGCCTGGAATAACGCATTGGCAAAGCCCCACCTTCTATGCTTATTACCCTTCTAACAGCAGCGTTGCAGGGTTCTTGGGTGAGATGTTGAGTGCTGGTCTTGGAATTGTTGGTTTTAGTTGGGTCACTTCTCCAGCTGCCACTGAGCTCGAAATGATTGTTCTTGATTGGCTTGCAAAACTGCTCAACCTGCCCGAGCAGTTTCTCTCCAAAG GAAATGGAGGTGGAGTGATCCAAGGGTCAGCCAGTGAAGCTATTCTTGTTGTTATGATTGGTGCTCGCGAGAAGGTCTTAAGACGCGTTGGTAAGAACGCGCTTGGGAAGCTCGTTGTGTACTCCTCTGACCAGACACATTCAGCCCTACAGAAAGCTTGCCAG ATAGCTGGAATCCATCCAGAGAATTGCAGGGTGCTGAAGGCAGATTCCTCTACAAATTACGCTTTGCGTCCAGAATTGCTTCAAGAAGCAGTTTCTAAGGATATTGAAGCTGGACTGATTCCGTTCTTCTTATGTGGCAAT gtTGGGACCACTTCTTCAACAGCAGTTGATCCATTAGCTGCACTGGGAAAGATCGCAAag AGCAATGAGATTTGGTTTCACGTGGACGCAGCGTACGCTGGAAGTGCGTGTATATGTCCAGAGTATAGACAGTACATTGACGGAGTAGAAACTGCAGACTCTTTTAACATGAATGCTCACAAATGGTTCCTCACTAATTTTGATTGTTCCCTACTTTGGGTCAAG GATCAGTATGTGCTCACTGAAGCTCTGTCAACAAATCCAGAATTTCTCAAAAACAAG GCCTCTCAGGCAAACTTAGTTGTTGATTACAAAGATTGGCAGATCCCTCTCGGACGAAGATTCAG ATCATTGAAACTATGGATGGTTTTAAGGCTCTATGGAGCTGAGACCCTGAAGAGCTATATAAGAAACCATATCAAACTGGCTAAAGATCTCGAACAACTTGTCTCTCAAGATCCTAACTTTGAG GTTGTGACTCCTCGGATATTTTCACTCGTCTGTTTCCGTATCTTACCTGTGGATAACGATGAAAAGGAGTGTAATAACAGAAACAGAAACCTCCTAGACGCAGTGAACTCTTCTGGGAAACTGTTCCTTTCTCACACT GCTTTGTCGGGAAAAATAGTACTACGTTGCGCCATAGGAGCGCCACTGACGGAGGAGAGGCACGTGAAGGAGACATGGAAGGTTATCCAGGAAGAAGCTTCACGCTTGCTTGGCaagtaa